A genome region from Chrysiogenia bacterium includes the following:
- a CDS encoding DUF2236 domain-containing protein: MPSATTPWLEPLAVVNEQNIVDRDRFETALEKIRTRVKKPEQGLFGPDSMMWRVFGDQAGSIGALRAVLLQTAHPFIAHAVQQKSAYQTDPYGRGKRTIRAVNHWIFGDMEMALNAARIVWSVHTRITGEIANDVGPYEKGDAYAANEQHALFWVHATTLEGPLHVYESIYGKLSRAERERFNDESKLFALLFGIDEALIPPTFADFQQYMQTMFDSEVVTPDAASRDIAKYLLAPKGKNDGAAMAWAKIMTAGLMPPRIRAGYAFPWGWRQAAIYNASLKAMALTVPRLPAELRGTRPYRRSMHEALGTRPGRLEKRLNRAIDRGIGGGKKRAAA, encoded by the coding sequence ATGCCGAGCGCGACAACGCCGTGGCTTGAGCCGCTGGCGGTCGTCAATGAGCAAAACATCGTTGATCGCGATCGCTTTGAAACCGCGCTCGAGAAGATCCGCACGCGCGTGAAGAAGCCCGAGCAGGGCCTGTTCGGTCCGGACTCCATGATGTGGCGGGTCTTCGGCGATCAGGCGGGTTCCATCGGCGCGCTGCGCGCGGTGCTCCTCCAGACGGCGCATCCCTTCATTGCCCACGCGGTCCAGCAGAAGTCGGCCTACCAGACCGACCCCTACGGGCGCGGAAAGCGCACCATCCGCGCGGTCAATCACTGGATCTTCGGCGACATGGAGATGGCCCTCAACGCCGCGCGCATCGTCTGGAGCGTGCACACCCGCATCACCGGCGAGATTGCCAACGACGTGGGCCCCTACGAGAAGGGCGATGCTTACGCCGCCAACGAGCAGCACGCCCTCTTCTGGGTGCACGCCACCACGCTCGAGGGCCCGCTCCACGTTTATGAATCCATCTACGGGAAGCTCAGCCGCGCCGAGCGCGAGCGCTTTAATGACGAGAGCAAGCTCTTCGCCCTGCTCTTCGGCATCGACGAGGCCCTGATCCCGCCCACCTTCGCCGATTTCCAGCAGTACATGCAGACCATGTTCGATTCAGAGGTCGTCACCCCCGATGCGGCAAGCCGCGACATCGCAAAATATCTGCTGGCCCCCAAAGGGAAAAACGACGGCGCCGCCATGGCGTGGGCGAAGATCATGACGGCCGGCCTGATGCCGCCGCGCATCCGCGCGGGCTACGCCTTCCCCTGGGGCTGGCGCCAGGCCGCAATCTACAACGCCAGCCTCAAGGCGATGGCACTCACCGTCCCCCGCCTTCCCGCCGAGCTGCGCGGCACCCGCCCCTACCGCCGCAGCATGCACGAGGCGCTCGGCACCAGGCCCGGCCGCCTCGAAAAGCGACTCAACCGGGCGATCGATAGGGGGATCGGTGGCGGGAAGAAGCGGGCTGCGGCTTAG
- a CDS encoding M20/M25/M40 family metallo-hydrolase — MSINLDWNKVNAEAIGIFKDLLRIETVNPPGNELPAALFLAKLFDKEGIAYDMVESEPTRASIVARVRGNGKKDPLLLNGHLDVVPVDREHWTHDPFAAVEDEGCIWGRGAIDMKNMVAMSVMTLILLKRLEIPLERDVIFAGVADEEAGSRLGSLFLVNEHPELVTAEFVLNEVGGHTLYMGDTRFYPIQVSEKGICWFELTAEGEPGHGSMPHPNNPVLRLARAIEDLGKTRMPQHNTQVVQNFIKTLAKSAPFPLSRILPLLLQPAVASRLLDVMEKVDLDQSIGLNAMLRNTASPTGLKGSEKINVIPSKASVQVDGRVVPGQSVEKFIEEIQRVVGHDMKLTILDHHEGTKFDTNTPLYDAICGTLKQHDPEGVPVPYMIPGFTDSFAYARLGATCYGFSPVKLDKGLNFTRMYHGHNERIPVNGFTWGTRVLFDLVKEFCQA, encoded by the coding sequence ATGAGCATCAACCTGGACTGGAACAAGGTAAACGCCGAGGCGATCGGCATCTTCAAGGACCTGCTGCGCATCGAGACGGTCAATCCGCCGGGCAATGAGCTGCCGGCGGCGCTGTTTTTGGCGAAGCTCTTCGACAAGGAAGGCATCGCCTACGACATGGTGGAGAGCGAGCCCACGCGCGCGTCCATCGTCGCGCGGGTGAGGGGCAACGGGAAGAAGGATCCGCTGCTTCTCAACGGCCACCTGGACGTGGTGCCCGTCGATCGCGAGCACTGGACCCACGATCCCTTCGCCGCCGTCGAGGACGAAGGCTGCATCTGGGGCCGCGGCGCGATCGACATGAAGAACATGGTCGCCATGTCGGTGATGACCCTGATTCTTCTCAAGCGCCTCGAAATCCCGCTCGAGCGCGACGTGATCTTCGCCGGCGTCGCCGACGAGGAAGCGGGCTCGCGGCTGGGATCGCTGTTCCTTGTAAACGAGCACCCCGAACTCGTAACCGCCGAGTTCGTGCTCAATGAAGTCGGCGGGCATACCCTGTATATGGGCGACACGCGCTTCTATCCGATCCAGGTCTCCGAGAAGGGAATCTGCTGGTTCGAGCTCACCGCCGAGGGAGAGCCCGGCCACGGCAGCATGCCGCACCCCAACAACCCGGTGCTGCGCCTGGCGCGCGCCATCGAGGACCTTGGCAAGACGCGCATGCCCCAGCACAACACGCAGGTCGTCCAGAACTTCATCAAGACGCTCGCCAAGTCGGCGCCCTTCCCCCTGAGCCGCATCCTGCCGCTGCTGCTGCAACCGGCGGTGGCCTCGCGCCTCCTTGATGTGATGGAGAAAGTGGACCTCGACCAGAGCATCGGTCTCAACGCCATGCTCCGCAACACCGCCAGCCCCACGGGACTCAAGGGCAGCGAGAAGATCAACGTCATTCCCTCGAAGGCCAGCGTCCAGGTCGACGGCCGCGTCGTGCCCGGCCAGAGCGTGGAGAAGTTCATCGAGGAGATCCAGCGCGTCGTGGGCCACGACATGAAGCTCACCATCCTCGACCACCACGAGGGCACGAAATTCGACACGAACACGCCCCTCTACGACGCCATCTGCGGCACACTCAAGCAACACGACCCCGAGGGGGTGCCCGTGCCCTACATGATCCCCGGCTTCACCGACTCCTTCGCCTACGCGCGGCTGGGGGCCACCTGCTACGGCTTCTCACCGGTCAAGCTGGACAAGGGCCTCAACTTCACGCGGATGTACCACGGCCACAACGAGCGCATCCCCGTGAACGGCTTTACCTGGGGAACCCGCGTGCTCTTTGATCTGGTGAAGGAATTCTGTCAGGCGTAG
- the ygiD gene encoding 4,5-DOPA dioxygenase extradiol: MSGPRMPALFVGHGSPLHAIEKDHWSEGFASLAKLVPRPSAILSISAHWFIGGTYLTGEARPQTIHDFSGFPQALYEIEYPAAGCPALAARACDLIGEDRAALNTQWGLDHGTWSILRWMFPQADVPVVQLSIDRNLSAREHLALGSSLAPLREEGVLILGSGNITHNLPDAFGRMRAKNEDTPSWARQFDNAVTDAVSGRDDPVLASLWPDTENGRLAHPTPDHFFPLLYVYGATDERDTASFPITGFDLGSLSMRSVLFS, translated from the coding sequence ATGAGCGGCCCGCGCATGCCCGCGCTCTTCGTCGGCCATGGCTCACCACTCCACGCCATTGAGAAGGACCACTGGAGCGAGGGCTTCGCTTCCCTGGCCAAACTCGTTCCAAGGCCCTCGGCAATTTTAAGTATTTCTGCGCACTGGTTCATCGGCGGCACTTACTTGACTGGCGAGGCCCGACCGCAGACCATCCACGACTTCTCGGGTTTTCCGCAGGCCCTCTATGAGATCGAGTATCCGGCAGCGGGGTGTCCCGCACTTGCCGCCCGCGCCTGCGATCTGATCGGAGAAGATCGCGCCGCACTGAACACGCAGTGGGGCCTCGACCACGGCACCTGGAGCATCCTGCGATGGATGTTCCCGCAGGCGGATGTACCCGTTGTACAACTGAGTATCGACCGCAACCTGAGCGCCCGTGAACATTTGGCCCTTGGCAGCTCGCTCGCACCACTTCGCGAGGAGGGTGTGCTGATTTTGGGGAGCGGTAACATCACCCACAACCTGCCTGATGCGTTCGGCCGGATGCGGGCAAAGAACGAAGACACACCTTCCTGGGCTCGTCAGTTCGACAATGCAGTTACCGACGCCGTTAGCGGGCGTGACGATCCAGTGCTGGCCTCACTGTGGCCCGATACTGAAAACGGGCGCCTTGCGCACCCGACCCCAGATCACTTCTTCCCCCTGCTCTACGTCTATGGCGCGACGGATGAGCGTGACACGGCGAGCTTCCCGATCACCGGGTTCGACCTCGGCTCGCTCTCCATGCGCTCTGTTCTTTTTTCCTGA